The Halorussus lipolyticus genome includes a region encoding these proteins:
- a CDS encoding UvrD-helicase domain-containing protein, whose translation MTEEADDIQLTGEQEDALVQDRNVAITAGAGTGKTTTLTERYVTILAENPDLTPENIATITFTRKAAAELTERVREEVYDRLEAVDSPTAYHRWRDVLDDLEDGYVHTIHAFCTRLLRERAVEAPVPIGFDVLDEDGAATLQREVVTEFLERHQDEEDVALLAQLWGRDELVDILGGLLDERPQSEAVLDAWEDADAERYVDVLWEVICELDAADARETLYEDGLLNQLRTITGRVDRKATISDDDGLRAYRTLEDVVEQLPDDPAASDSRTCQQAILALYEACEKKNGGLYSSSGYVVGDRDEWNEYGDVYDDLKDVINTVIAAVEPHEEALATTPGELEANSAHYALALLRVFDDVLAAYDAEKERRDTLDFPDVIETTLQFLRTNEVVTERLRDQFTAVMVDEFQDTDPRQWELVKLLTGVDQETSSNVFLVGDEKQSIYGFRGADVTTFGAARDELQAVNAAQGVDTVPDSEAESPTELELSGNFRTLDTPLSFLNELFGHLFRPEGDDHAPFEASPQELTTERGRVEEIEGLTGSVEYLAVPDDAETAEALFGADHPVVAGALDHTIEAEAQGLAARLTQLFDNPPMIQDPDTGAHREATPDDVAILLRRRTHLDRYQRALEEYDIPYTVVGGVGFYDTPEVQALTNLLRVLGDPRDDVSLYGVLRSPLFGFTDDRLAPVVADADSVWEALAETDDLQLADAFDLLSTWRTLSGCATPPEDGVLPWNRLLSRVIDDTGYLASVSADERGRQAVANVEKFRDQVRTWSENGVHTAAGLLHRIDRQAEIDPREGEADIPGDAEGVRIMTIHSAKGLEFPIVTVPDIGSSLNFGQSIDDHGYVRLVGGTDDAPPIPAVGGPNPNDAFSIEKTAVHEYADRQSLPQERAESKRLLYVACTRTRDHLLLCGTHEIDVDESGAIELGEPEAFDEADRWRDYLQPVLLDGNLVDRAIREGQAHGQIGAASYTVRKPPRPVDWKTDDDTADSTPEISIPTPPAPTPAKRVAATTLVNEVADTSEDGHSYTQSGESSGLSPTMFGTVVHRINELRPPRDEWPTLVRRLSQMAGEEPTEGDLRDAVEHAADAVEFVDQVEADVQPQATYDEFSVVARLGKSQIVGDIDRLLVTPDAYHIIDYKTNDLSSTSTAELADHYRPQMLAYALALLQHSPDRSIRASLRFTDAGVEERFEWDASEYSMIESELRSMVE comes from the coding sequence ATGACTGAGGAAGCCGACGACATTCAGCTGACGGGCGAGCAGGAAGACGCACTCGTTCAGGACCGGAACGTCGCAATCACAGCCGGTGCTGGCACCGGCAAAACGACGACACTGACCGAGCGGTACGTCACGATATTGGCCGAGAATCCAGACCTCACTCCCGAGAATATCGCCACGATTACCTTCACCCGCAAAGCAGCTGCGGAACTGACTGAACGCGTTCGGGAGGAAGTATACGACCGACTCGAAGCCGTCGACTCGCCGACAGCGTATCACCGCTGGCGAGACGTACTGGACGACCTTGAGGACGGCTATGTCCACACGATACACGCGTTTTGTACCCGCCTCCTCCGAGAGCGGGCCGTCGAAGCCCCGGTCCCGATTGGGTTCGACGTGCTCGATGAGGACGGCGCCGCGACACTCCAGCGCGAAGTTGTTACTGAATTCCTCGAACGACACCAGGACGAGGAAGATGTCGCCCTCCTCGCTCAGCTCTGGGGACGTGATGAACTAGTCGACATTCTCGGAGGGTTGCTCGACGAACGGCCACAGAGCGAGGCCGTATTGGACGCGTGGGAGGACGCTGACGCCGAGAGGTACGTCGACGTGCTATGGGAGGTTATCTGTGAGTTGGACGCTGCTGACGCTCGCGAGACCCTGTATGAGGACGGACTTCTGAATCAGTTGCGAACGATAACCGGGCGCGTAGACCGCAAGGCGACGATCTCCGACGACGACGGCCTTCGAGCCTATCGAACACTTGAGGATGTCGTCGAGCAACTCCCCGATGATCCTGCCGCGAGTGACTCCCGTACCTGCCAGCAGGCAATTCTCGCCCTCTATGAAGCGTGTGAGAAGAAAAACGGCGGTCTGTACAGTAGTTCCGGTTACGTCGTCGGCGACAGAGACGAGTGGAATGAGTACGGCGACGTCTATGACGACCTGAAGGACGTGATCAATACGGTTATCGCTGCGGTCGAACCCCATGAGGAGGCGCTCGCGACCACGCCCGGTGAACTCGAAGCGAATAGTGCCCACTATGCGCTCGCCCTGCTTCGCGTGTTTGACGATGTGTTGGCAGCATACGATGCCGAGAAAGAGCGTCGAGATACGTTGGATTTCCCCGACGTGATTGAGACTACACTGCAGTTCCTTCGGACCAACGAGGTCGTGACCGAGCGGCTTCGAGACCAGTTCACAGCTGTGATGGTCGACGAGTTCCAGGACACGGATCCCCGTCAGTGGGAACTCGTGAAACTCCTCACCGGCGTCGACCAGGAGACTTCGTCGAATGTCTTCCTCGTCGGTGACGAGAAACAGAGCATCTACGGGTTCCGGGGAGCAGATGTGACGACGTTTGGTGCGGCCCGTGACGAACTCCAAGCGGTCAATGCGGCCCAAGGTGTTGATACTGTTCCCGATAGCGAGGCTGAAAGCCCGACTGAGCTCGAACTCTCGGGGAACTTCCGAACGTTGGATACCCCACTCTCGTTCCTCAACGAACTCTTCGGACACCTGTTCCGGCCGGAGGGCGATGATCACGCCCCCTTCGAGGCATCTCCACAGGAACTCACCACGGAGCGTGGTCGAGTGGAGGAAATCGAGGGCCTGACAGGGAGTGTCGAGTATCTCGCCGTGCCGGACGATGCAGAGACCGCTGAAGCGTTGTTCGGTGCGGACCATCCCGTTGTAGCGGGGGCACTTGACCACACCATCGAGGCTGAAGCACAAGGTCTTGCCGCTCGGTTAACGCAGCTGTTCGACAATCCGCCGATGATACAGGATCCAGACACGGGAGCCCATCGCGAAGCCACGCCCGACGACGTGGCGATACTCCTCCGCCGACGAACCCACCTCGACCGGTATCAACGGGCCCTTGAGGAGTACGACATCCCCTATACCGTCGTCGGCGGGGTCGGGTTCTACGATACGCCTGAGGTGCAGGCACTTACGAACCTGCTTCGAGTTCTCGGAGATCCACGGGACGATGTCTCTCTCTACGGCGTCCTCCGGTCGCCGTTGTTTGGGTTCACTGATGATCGCCTCGCACCGGTAGTTGCGGACGCCGACTCGGTCTGGGAGGCACTCGCTGAGACGGACGATCTACAGCTGGCAGATGCGTTCGACCTCTTGTCGACGTGGCGGACGCTCAGCGGCTGTGCGACGCCGCCCGAGGACGGTGTACTTCCGTGGAATCGGCTACTGTCACGGGTGATTGACGACACTGGATATCTGGCCAGCGTGAGTGCTGACGAACGTGGTCGTCAGGCCGTCGCGAACGTCGAGAAGTTCCGCGATCAGGTGCGGACTTGGAGCGAAAACGGCGTTCACACCGCTGCTGGGTTACTCCACCGTATCGACCGACAAGCCGAAATCGATCCCCGTGAGGGGGAGGCCGACATCCCCGGAGACGCCGAGGGCGTTCGAATCATGACGATTCATTCTGCGAAGGGCTTGGAGTTCCCGATCGTCACAGTTCCCGACATCGGGAGTAGTCTCAACTTCGGTCAGTCCATCGACGACCACGGGTACGTCCGTCTCGTGGGGGGAACTGATGACGCACCTCCGATCCCGGCCGTTGGTGGTCCGAATCCGAATGATGCGTTCTCGATCGAGAAGACAGCTGTTCACGAATACGCTGATCGACAGTCACTCCCCCAAGAGCGAGCGGAATCGAAACGGCTCCTCTACGTTGCGTGTACAAGAACGCGAGATCACCTCCTTCTCTGTGGAACACACGAAATCGATGTGGACGAATCGGGAGCCATCGAACTCGGTGAGCCGGAAGCCTTCGACGAGGCAGATCGGTGGCGAGATTACCTTCAGCCGGTCCTCCTTGATGGAAATCTCGTCGACCGAGCGATTCGGGAGGGACAAGCTCATGGACAGATCGGGGCGGCCAGCTACACGGTACGTAAGCCTCCGCGTCCAGTAGATTGGAAAACCGACGACGATACTGCGGATTCGACACCGGAGATATCGATTCCTACACCACCAGCTCCGACGCCGGCGAAACGGGTCGCTGCGACGACCCTCGTGAATGAGGTTGCAGACACCTCTGAGGATGGTCACAGCTACACGCAAAGCGGTGAGTCATCCGGACTAAGCCCGACGATGTTTGGGACTGTTGTGCATCGAATCAACGAACTCCGGCCGCCGAGAGACGAGTGGCCAACACTCGTTCGTCGTCTGAGTCAGATGGCCGGTGAGGAGCCAACCGAGGGGGATCTCCGCGATGCCGTGGAACATGCCGCTGATGCCGTCGAATTTGTGGATCAGGTTGAAGCGGATGTCCAACCCCAAGCGACCTACGACGAGTTCTCTGTCGTCGCCCGACTTGGTAAGTCGCAGATTGTCGGTGATATCGACCGACTGCTCGTTACTCCAGACGCCTACCACATCATTGACTACAAGACAAACGACCTCTCGTCGACCTCGACTGCTGAGCTAGCTGATCACTATCGTCCCCAGATGCTTGCGTACGCGCTGGCTCTTTTGCAACACAGTCCTGATCGTAGTATTCGTGCGTCACTTCGATTCACCGATGCTGGCGTTGAAGAGCGATTTGAATGGGACGCGAGTGAGTACTCTATGATCGAATCTGAGCTTCGTTCTATGGTTGAGTAG